The Rubripirellula reticaptiva DNA window ATCGATCATCACATGGAAAGGGGCATCAGGCCGTTGGAATTCAATCCATGAATCAAGTGTCGCGTTGAACTTCGAAACGAAGTCTTCGATCAAGACTACTAAGTCCCATTTTTTCAAATTCGAAAACCATGGTGACACCGCTTCTTTGAGGGTTGCGATCGTTTCTGACGCACTGGCCGAAGCGTCCTGCAGCAGATCCAAGCACGGCTTGATTGCTTCGGCGGTGTCGGTGCCGGCGTTGCGACGCATCTCGATGATGGACACTGCGTTTTGAATCACGTGAATCGGCTGGCTTAGTTCATGAGAAATCGATGCCGTCCACTGAGCCATTGCGGCTGAGTTGGCTTCGTCGGTCAATCGTTGAACCTCGCTCCGGTGGATTCGGATCATGCTGAGGATCGCGTACCGACCTGATTCTAATTTGCGCAGCGAGCAAATGGCTTGATGTCTTTCAAGTCGGCGGACCAGCGCGTCGCCGTCAACGTCCAATTGGCCGATTTCGGATATCGTGAGTCGGACTTTTTCGAGACAGCTTTGCACATCAATCGCGTCGAGCATCGCTTCGCCAACCGAAAACAAATCTCGCGCCACGTTGTTGATCGCCAACAGTGACATCTCCCCGCGTTCGAGCGAGAAAATGGCGTAACCGTCTTCTTGGGAACCAAATTGGTGTTCCCAAAGTACGTTGGCAATGTCCATGAATGGCCCGTACGGCAACAATTAGAAAGCGAGCACAGTCGTGTTCGCAGAGGGCAAATGAGGAGGATGCAAGAATGTCCGATAAGTGAACACCCCCCAACAGAGAAAGAGGGTTGGGATCGCAGGGCATTCAGTCAACCGTTTGCCCCGGCCCGCTAACCACCATGCAAATGGCGGTCGCGGACACAGTTGTTGAATGCTGCCCCTGCGAAACCGTGGTTTGGCATCGGCGATTCCAGAGCGAAGACGCCGTGCCTCCAGCGAGAGTATCGGCCTGAAAGCCGCCTTGATCAATCGCTTTTGAGCGGATTTGCGGTCATCCGCGATTCTTTGGGCTTGGGCAGGGTGCGCGAATCTGTTTGGAGCATGTGTGAATCTAATCTGCGTTGCTCCTGTTTCAGCAATGGTCCCACGTGTTTGGGGAAGATCGTGACAGCCTAGTGCACCGGAGCCGACTTTGCGCAGGAAAGTCCCTGGGCCTCCGACGTGCATCGACACATCGCAAACTTTACTCGGATTGACCTGCCAGCCAGACTTTGACCATTCCAGCGATCGAATTGACGTCAAATTTCTTAAGAATTCTCGCCCTCCGAGCTTCGATGGTTCGCAGACTGACATCCAGTTTGGATGCGATAACCTTGTTCGCTAATCCGTCGAGCAACAATCTTGCTACTTCAATTTCATGTCCATCTAGAGACTCAATTTTCGTCTTTGCATCACTTCGCTCGGCATCCAGCACGCTATTGCGAGCGTCCAAGCGGATGGCTTCCAAGATTCCTGCCCACAGTTTTTCGTTGCTGCAAGGTTTTTCGATCAAGCTAATCGCTCCGCCGCGTATCGCCCGAACAGTCATCTGGGTATCGGGGAATGCGGTGACGACCACGACGGGGATCGTCAAACTTGCAGTCTGCAATGTCTCGATCAACTCAATGCCGGACATGCCTGGCATTCGTTGGTCTGTCACGATGCACGCAGGTCGTTCTCCTCTGTAATCAGCTAAGAACGCTTCGGCGGAAGAGTAGTCCTGTACAGGCAGAGACATAGTTTTGATCGTTTCAACGATCATTTTTCGAGAGTTATCGTCATCATCGATGACAAATACGATTGGACCCTGCATCACATCGCCCATTTGTTGGGTGCCGCAGTTGAACCGGTTCCCTGGATCCGCCGCCAAACGGAAGTTTCACGTAACAGCGTAAGAGTACTACAGCCGACATTACCACACTCTGTTGGGGATTTCAATGCCTTAGCATCGGGCTATGTGCCATGACGCACATCGTTTTTTTATTCAGTCGCGGTCAGCTTGGCGTCGCGAAACCAGACTGGCTTTGTGTCTAAACCTGCGCACGACCTACTTTGCTCGAAACACAATCTGTTTCGCTTCCCATGTTGCGGTTACGCCCGCCATGTTTGCGATCGTGTCAATCAGTTCTTTTAATGTTTGATCGACAGCCTCGATTGTGATGATTCGTTCACAAGTGGACGCTGCGTCAGCTTGGATCACACAAGTTCGGTTGGCAGCTTGGCAAAGTTGCGTCAGCGCGTTTCTAGCGGACGTCGTTGACTTCAGCGAGAAACGCGGCTCGTCAGTTGCACCAGCAGCGTCTGGTTGGTTTGCGGCGCGTCCATTTGCATCTATCGCTGGGGCGGTGGCGAGCATCGCTTGGGTTGCGATCCGGTGTGCCGTCGCGAGTGCGTGCACTTCGAGTCCTCCGTCGGCTGGGCGGATGCGAGCCGCCGGGTCGCTCGCCATGACGGCGCGGCGAATGGACGCCAAGTCGGGTGACTCATAGCGACGTCGAAACCGTTCGCTCATTTTCGCTTTGGGGTGCGGCGCGCGGTTGTCACTATTTGTGTTGGTTGTTTCGGT harbors:
- a CDS encoding sensor histidine kinase, with translation MDIANVLWEHQFGSQEDGYAIFSLERGEMSLLAINNVARDLFSVGEAMLDAIDVQSCLEKVRLTISEIGQLDVDGDALVRRLERHQAICSLRKLESGRYAILSMIRIHRSEVQRLTDEANSAAMAQWTASISHELSQPIHVIQNAVSIIEMRRNAGTDTAEAIKPCLDLLQDASASASETIATLKEAVSPWFSNLKKWDLVVLIEDFVSKFNATLDSWIEFQRPDAPFHVMIDRVQFDVLLASLLVIFRTSNPNQELSPKVTIEFDADKSRLELRVETDFALQTQLFGVSSKQIRSSVTLESCKAIASANSIVFKVLSPSDNPSACIGFQLSMQPHGTGQSQTLSRRFARRLWD
- a CDS encoding response regulator transcription factor, with the protein product MGDVMQGPIVFVIDDDDNSRKMIVETIKTMSLPVQDYSSAEAFLADYRGERPACIVTDQRMPGMSGIELIETLQTASLTIPVVVVTAFPDTQMTVRAIRGGAISLIEKPCSNEKLWAGILEAIRLDARNSVLDAERSDAKTKIESLDGHEIEVARLLLDGLANKVIASKLDVSLRTIEARRARILKKFDVNSIAGMVKVWLAGQSE